Part of the Oncorhynchus kisutch isolate 150728-3 linkage group LG2, Okis_V2, whole genome shotgun sequence genome, AACAATTCCGTATTTATATGTTTAATTAATAGCCACGTGATGGCGCTAAAAGCCCAGGCAATTTCAGAGGTGTAGGCACCAGTGTCCTGTCGAATCAAAGACCAAATAAATTGTAAAGAAAAGGGTTCTTAATCTGGGTTTAGTCTAAAATACATAGCCTATCTGAAAACGCATGTTATTACATTTGAAATATTGCACAAAATGTTTAATGAATTGCGCCTTGGCATATTCAGTTAGGATCAGACAATGTCTTGGGTTCACAAGATAACATTTCGAAAGGAAAAATCATCATTAGGCCTAATCCAAAAGGCACGCTTTAAATTACATCAACCATCAATAATTATGATTAGGCCTCATTGGTGGATTAATAGTAGTCAATTGTAGTGGTTATTGATATTATTcaggttgttgatgttgttgacacAGTTGATGTGCGAAGCGGACACAGCACCAAATGGTCCCGGGGGTTGGAGGTTGTGACTGTGGTAGAGAGTGGGTGGCGAACCCGGCCAATAGGAGAATCCGGACGGACCAACGCCTGGACCAACGAGGCTTAGCTTGGAAATCCCTGAAAAAGGAATAGGGGCAAAATTACTCTGGAATTTATAAAGCGCTTGCTCTGTTGTTGAGGGTTGACACACCTGTGCCAAGCCGTGAAAGTCGAATTTGTAAGCATATCGCTTCCCATGGACCTTTGTCATGATGTTTTTGTCGTAGTAGTACCGCAATGCGCGGCTGAGTTTATCGTAGTTCATGTTGGGCTTGCTTTTGCGCTCGCCCCATCGCCGGGCCACCTCATCAGGGTCAATTAGCTTGAATTCTCCGTTCGTCCCTTCCCAGGTAATGCAGGACATGTTGGCGCTGTCTGACAGGAGTTCGAGGAGAAACTGCCATAGCTGAATCTGTCCACTACCTATTCAAAATAACACATTATACACATTCGTGAAGGGGGACAAAAGGGGGGAAAGAAGCATTTATTTGATAGGCAATCTGGAAAACCAATGTCACTTGGTTTCCAAAAAAATGGCCAATTACGCAATAGAATAAACATGTTGATACACTATCAGTTGGACAACAATGTCGTCAATGTCTGTGTCTTGGCAAAAACAAAATCACGAAAGAAAACAATTTGTCTAAAACGCATGCCTTTTGGACAAACAACACAACCATGCATGCACAATCATGAAGAAGAAGGGGAAAAAGGGGTTCATTGGGCTTCTTTCAGCTGAGTAATGATCTCTAATCAAATCGATAATAGTGCTCCTATGGACTCTAAAATATGAAaagtaatatataataatatataaatgtaatacagaagtaatatataataatatataaatgtaatacaaaagtaatatataataatatataaatgtAATACAGAAGTTCTAAACGCATGCAGGGCTGGAATGCATATAATACATCAACATTTCAAAATGCTCTTACCTTTTTGAGCCCCTGTATTTGAGGGACTCCAGGATCCACTTTTGCTTTCTTTCAACAGATGTTCTGTTGGATCTGCAAAATAAATAGAGCGGCCATTAACGCAAATAAATGTGCTAGTAAAAAAATATTAGTATAAAATCTCATCTAAAATAAATATGCATTGCAACGGTATATGTTTAAAACACAATTCACATTTGGATAATTCTATAGGCTATAACTTTATTCCTTGTGGAAATACTTCCGTTCAGATTGAACATATTATAAAAATAATTCAAAAGCTATGATTCTGTCTTATAATCGAGTCTCTAACTAATGCTCTGTTTTCTCATATTTGTGGTTTCTTCCGTCCAAGCTTCACAACTGAAGCCAGGAAACGCGTTCAGGAAAGAGGATATCCGATTTCCGACAAAAGAGGAGACGGGTTTCAGATTGAAAAGGCAGAGCAAACGCTAGCTGGAAGCAGCATCACTACCCGAGGACTAAATACTATTTTCCCTCATCTGAATATAAAGCAATAATATTGATAATTTCACGTACAAAAGCACGAACCTGAGAGATACATGTTAAACATAACGTTTCCTCCGCAGTTCTGTTTCATTGTAGCTGTTGTTCAAGAAAGGGTTGGATTTCATTCGGGCAAAGATTTGTATTAAACTTTATCTTATAACTGTGATCTGGAATAAATGTGGGACAGATTGAAGTTTCCAGGCAACTGTCACAAACCCCATCTCTGAGACAATATTCAGACAGCAATTTCCTCTGGTGCATTGCTTTAATTAAAATAGCAATTTACCTCTGTCATCCCTCCCCGGTCTCCACAATAAAATCAAGCCGAGAGAAATTCGGTCTTATCAATCCACCATCAGGGTTTAATAAAGTTTCCGCGTTAAGATCAGAGTTTCTATGGAGAATTTAAGTGTATGACATGGAAGCCAGTTCAGAGCCTCTCTCTTTTCCGCCTCTTTACCCCTTTGCAAACACAAAAGCCTATTTCAtgttggaaaaaaatatttaccTTAAAAACATGCCTCAACGCACCTGGGAAAACAAGAACATCTTAACCACGACCTTCTGTTTATAGGTATACGGCTGTATACAATCGTCTTGTAATGAGGTTGTGAATTTAAAACCATGTCTTGTAGGCTAAGATGTTTGTTGACGTAAAGCCATGACAGAACATTTCACTATTAATTAATTAAAAGCAATCCTTCCAAGACATTGTCCAAGCTATACCTCAGAAATCCCCATCCACAAATTCCATGTATAATagcataataataacaacaataggcctaataataataataacaacaaacaATAAAAATGATAAACAATAATAATACAATGACTCAGTATAAAAAAAtcatgtaacccccccccccgaaaTACAATAACTGCCTGCCTCTATTGTAAGCCTAAGGAATATGAAGAAGATACATTGTgggtagatcaaatcaaattgtattgtatttgtcacatgcgccgaatacaacaggtgtagtagaccttaccttgaaatgcttacttacaagccattaactaccattgcagttcaagaaatagagttaagaaaacatttacagaataaactaaagtaaaaaaaaatttaaacaaaaattatcaaaagtaacacaaggaaatgacataacaataacgaggctatatacagggggcacgggtacagagtcaatgtgcgggggtacatgtgcaggggtacatgaCATTATTGAGATTAGCTGTGAAAATATTCAGTGAGTAAGTGCATTAAAAAGTCAATGACAGTCAAACAGTAtttaaggcaacaaaaaaaacgttATTAGTTGGCACATACCATGGACATGCGAAATGTACAGTAAATGGTATATTTTGCATATGCCTGCATTCCAAAAGGATGCCCACTGCTTACACTAACTCAATAGTCGGCCTTTTGGGATTTCTAATCACAACACATGGCAATAATTAAACAGACATAATAAACATTACATTTTCGATCACAATACACATTATGGGTCGAGTCCCAACTTGATAATGCCTAGTTTACGCGTGCATAATTGGCATTTTGCGTAAATCCTTATGCATTAATTCAAATGAAATATTTTTACGAAAATTCCTTTACAGTTACCCGCGCGGATTTCAAGTTATGATTCGTTTCCCGGTGGGGCGATAACAGGAGCAAACGATATGAGACCTGAGAGCAGGCCTATATATGTGACTGCTATGCAAGGCTAGGCCTATTTGACTCATGGAGTCGGCTATCACTCCATACCCCCACCACGCCACTCCCTCTCCACCAGTTATGCCGCTGCCGCTGTGTTCTGAAGAGTGGTCTCTGGCGTCCCAGACTTGCTTTAGCTGCCTGAGTCTTTAAACAGGGCGCAGGCAACTTAAAACAAGCCTCGAATGCTAGGTCATTTCTGAAAGATTTGAATTAAATATTATTATCTCATTCTGGCTTCTATAGGCTACTAGAAGTTCTGTATTAAATTTTGGTGTCCACTGTCGTTTTTGCAGTTTCACCTTAGTATTTGACCATTATTAAAACAAAGTATATAAAACACTTCAGGTCGAATCATAATTTGACACCTGCGTGGGTAAATCGGTATAACGTCAATGGTTGTTACGGGAGTTACGCGCGCAAATCTCAAATTAGGATTTCCACCTTCAATAACACTAAATATTAGGCGTACTGACTGTAACATAATACCATAGAAATACATTTAGAAGTCTATATAGCGGATCACAAAATGAGCACATCCTATTTTTGCAAATATTAGACCAATGGGGAGTATCCAAGTGTCTTACCTCCTGCGTTTCAAATAATCCCCAACTGGTTCACAGGCACAGAGAGTGCTAGACTTCCTAAAAAACAATTTTTCCCTTCTCTTATTGTTGGACTGGCCTTTTATTCAGGAAGCAAACACCAACCAACAGTGGCCTACCCTATTCTACTCACCACCCGATACGCCTGGCCAGCTCTTTTTCACTGTACAGCCGTTTAAATCAGTCTGAACAGAAATGTGTATTTGAGAAAGGTGTGTATAGTTGAACATTTATTCAAAGATCCTGGACTGGGTGTGGGACTCCGTGAGATGACCTGGTAAACAGGTGATTCAAAGCAACGGATTCAAAGCAGGATGTAGCAAGTGTTGCTTGAAAAGTGATCCAGTTCAAGAAAACATGTAGATATTATCCAACCACAATGTGGCAGACTTATTAGCAGCATCATGCAATGGCAGTCTCAACGATACGTAATAGGCCTATACGTGCTTCCCCCTTATTTCCATAGTTTATTTGTTGGTAAATTAGTTTGCCATGGCCATAGTAACTagtaacactgacaggtcagcACCTTGGACAGCTCACATGGTCTGGCAGCACGTTGCCTCGCCTTGGGCCAGGTTCAGAGAGTAGCAAGTCATTTCAGAGTAGGCTTTAGACTAGAGACATAAACTCGGCCTTCCAGGGCCATTCATTTACAGTTGAGAGTTAGAGTAGTAGAATACACAAAGTGCAATTTCGAAACTTGGTTTTTCATTAGCAGTTTCTCTCTTGTTATGCCTcgctgacagtcactcaattagtgTATGCCAGTTAAAACATTGTGGATTGGTGAattagtctagttagtctagccaCCTATCTAAACTTGCATGCTAAATAACTGACCAGGCATgcagggcacgtgcccaggggcccttacctccagggggccccctacttattttgttagtcactctcactcagatttCCTATTAACATGGCATGGTGAAATGTGTGTAGAATATCAGGAAAttggctttaaaactgcaaaaatgtctccataccatggcaaaatgtgtgtaGAATATCAGGAAAttggctttaaaactgcaaaaatgtctccatcccatggcaaaatgtgtgtaGAATATCAGGAAAttggctttaaaactgcaaaaatgtctccatcccatggcaaaatgtgtgtaGAATATCAGGAAAttggctttaaaactgcaaaaatgtctccatcctatggcaaaatgtgtgtaGAATATCAGGAAAttggctttaaaactgcaaaaatgtctcCATCCTATGGTAAAATGTGTGTAGAATATCAGGAAAttggctttaaaactgcaaaaatgtctccatcccatggcaaaatgtgtgtaGAATATCAGGAAAttggctttaaaactgcaaaaatgtctccatcccatggcaaaatgtgtgtaGAATATCAGGAAAttggctttaaaactgcaaaaatgtctccatcccatggcaaaatgtgtgtaGAATATCAGGAAAttggctttaaaactgcaaaaatgtctccatcccatggcaaaatgtgtgtaGAATATCAGGAAAttggctttaaaactgcaaaaatgtctcCATCCCAAGGCAAAATGTGTGTAGAATATCAGGAAAttggctttaaaactgcaaaaatgtctccatcccatggcaaaatgtgtgtaGAATATCAGGAAAttggctttaaaactgcaaaaatgtctccatcccatggcaaaatgtgtgtaGAATATCAGGAAAttggctttaaaactgcaaaaatgtctccatcccatggcaaaatgtgtagaattgcaggaaataagctgcGAAACTGCAACAAGAAAAACGTTCTGTTAAAGCAAATGTATTTGTTAacctttcgttaataaaatactTTACCTTTTTCTGCTAAAAGATCCCTCTGTGCATATTCAATTACAGTTTTTAATCCCGGTGCTGAGCTAATGTGGGTTAATGTCTAGTGGCTAATTGTATAGCCAATAGGCTATGTGTTTGTAGATCAACTGAGGTGTATGAACCTATAGCAACCAATATGATAATGGCTGTAGtaacattttcttgtttttgctCTTTTCCGGACCTCACTAAAACTCAAAACATGGCAACGACCCTGCTGCCTTCGTTCATTGATATGTTTGTGGTTGAGTGCTACACGTGTTGATATCTCAAGGCATTAAATACAGAAACaatgtacatttattttttaattcttTAAACATATTTTACGGTATTTTGAATGTTTTATTGACAGCTTTATGATAGATACGCATTGTCTTACATCAGATAGCGCAACGATTCCACCAGCACTGATCGAGGGTTCACACTAGATGGGCCACCAGCGAAGACAAAATTGGCTGTATCATAAGAATGTATGAAAAAAACATGTAtctttttggtcttaattcaagattagggttaggaataaggttagtgtggttaagtttagggttaaatTAGGTTTCAAATCAGATTTGAAGAAGAGAAATAGCTGGCCCAGATATTTGAGTGGTGAGACTGAGCAACCGAATGTAGGCGAAAGTCGAGGAGAGAAGTTGGGGAGATGCAAGTCGGACACtaatgtggttttccaacagcaaggctcgGCTCTACATGACAGTGTTGCCAGTGTTGCAAGAGTTGCATGTTCGAGCGGATCACTTTTGTCAAGTCGTGACCATTGTTGGTCACCGCCTTCCAAAGTGTTGCATTATGGGGATAAAAATTGTCACACTTGCACCTACATGACAACGGCATGgagttcaaactgtagaacccagttcctacattgaaatgtaaaaatggattttatcaaacaaaactatgctacattttaaatctgggaccctcaggatgacaaatcagagcaagattaatgaatgtaagtacattattttccttcagaggtgaatgtatcataccagttgccgtgataaaagtattttgttgttgtgcactctcctcaaacaatataattatattttttcactgtaataggtaCTGTcaattggacactgcagttagatgaacacgaatttaagctttctgcccatataagacatgtctatgtcctggaaagttggtTGTTACTTACaatgtcattctagtcacattagcgcacgttagcaacAACCGTGCTGATTTAGGGACACCGATCCAATAGaggtttaaacatttaaaaaaatctcacccatctacacacaattccccagaaaacaaagtgaaaacatgtttttagaaatgtttgcaaatgtattgaaaattaaatgcagtaatattacatttatataagtattcacacccctgcgTCAATACTTTATAAAAGCacattacagctgtaagtctttctgggtaagtctctaagagctttccacaactGGATTGTGCAAAATTTGCCTATTATTCAAAaattgttgttgatcattgctagacaaccattttcagatcttgccatagattttcaaatagATTTAACTGTAACTCGGCCGCCACTCAGGAACAtacactgtcttcttggtaagcaacgccagtgtagatttggccttgtgttttaggttattgtcctgctgaaagctgaattcatctcccagtctggtgtaaagcagactgagccaggttttcctctaggattttgctagtggttagctccattccatttttttttattctgAAAGAATCCGTAGtctttaacgattacaagcatacccataacatgatgcagccaccactatgcttgaaaatatagagagtagtactcagtaatgtgttgtactggatttgccccaaacataagactttgtattcaggacaaaaagttcactGCTTTGCCACAttattttgcagtattacttcaatgccttgttgcaaacaggatgcatgggTAGGAATATTTGTGTTTTGTTCaggcttcttttcactctgtcaattagattagcattgtggagtaactacaatgttgctgatccatcctcaatttcctcctatcacagcaattaaactctgtaactgttttaaagtcactattagcctcatggtgaaatccctgagtggtttccttcctctctggcaactgagttaggaaggatgcctgtatctttgtagtgactgggtgtattgatacaccatccaaagtgtaattaataatgaGCTTTTTTTTTCGAGGCATTGTAAAATCTCCCAGGTGTTTTTTGGTTTaatctttgtttgaaattcagggaatctgagggaccttacaaataattgtatgtgtggggtgaagagatgaggtagtcataaaaaattATGTTACACACTATTActgtacacagagtgagtccatgcaacttattatgttgTTATGCAAATTtccactcctgaacttatttaagaTTTCCATAACaacggggttgaatacttattgactgaagataTTTAAAGTTTTCCTTTGAAAattatttgtaaacatttctaaaaacataattccactttgacattatggggtattgtgtgtaggttagtgAGTGAGAGATTTGGGCTTGGAGACATGTTTATCAacattataaaataaaataaattaaaatgttcATTAACAATGGCAACACTACCATGTTGCACTGAGCCTTGCTGTTGAAACAGCTTTTGAGCAGAGTTGACCCTCTCGCTTCGTCTCTTCTTCTCTGACCTGACTTAAACAGGAACCAACTGTGCTTACAGGGGATACAAATGAAAGGGAGCCTATTTGAGACCTATCTAATCAATTAATTGTACACtataggaggttggtggcaccttaattggggaggccAGGCACGTGGAGCTGAATAAGTGGTAAATGATCAACAACATTAAACACATGTTTTCcaagtgtttgatgccattccatttgctcagttccagccattattatgagccgtcctcccctcagcagcctccactgtcacatgttatgttttcagtttgtatgtgtgtgatataGGGGTATAGAAGCGtttattttgaaatatatattttctttaaatAAACAATAGCAGCCATGTTAGCACTGCCATGTTAATCTGAGTCTTGCTCTTGAAAAATCACCACTGTCCGACTTTTGGCTGTCGCAGATGCACCTCCCCCGACTTCACTCAAAGACTCTATCTGACAGTCAGCTTCTTTAAAGGCGCCACGTGTTCAATCGTCCGTCTGCATTTGGTAGTACAGCATTTGCGTTGATACGAGCTTCGCTGAGCAGCGCAGAGCTGTCGTGAAGGAAGTTGACAAGGCCTTGAGTTTGTGTTTACACTGGACCTCCCGCCCgtacctaccgtcaaccaatcatgtcaatgcggagctacaGGAGGCCTCCGCATTGTTACACAATTTAAGAGCATAAAAAAAAAGTGAAAAGTCAAGCATTAATTGGCTGTTAGCCTTACTGCTCGAACACATCCAGTGGTCGTGTTACTCCGCTCAGATGTTGCTGCCGTATGCCAGATCTTACAAggtctggataggtattttacctATCAGCTGAGCACACcacatgttatagcaatctggttTCCGACTTCACGGTCGATGacgtggcacgcaaccattggttgatggatgcaacatctgagcaggggaacacgaCCAATGTTAGATACATTAATGCTCGgcaactacacaacacaacaatggCGGAAACAATAGTGATCTTGTGCTCATGTTTATTGGAAATATGATAACACTCTGACAGGAACAATATACATCCTACCCTAACAGACAGGTGGTATTTACCCTGGGTTATGTATTGATGCAATGGTCAAATCATAAAATGCCTTTGTGGTTTACTTCTGTTGGAGTATATAAATAGCCACTTTGGTGATGGGTTGTTAAGAATCTACCACAGGCCGTTGAACAGATAGCTCTATGTCCTGATCGAGAAAAGGCAGTACAACAAAAAAAAAGCAAGGAATTGCCACAAGCACTGTTTCCGTAGTTTGAATAAAGCCTTTATTGCCTATTTTAATACATGGCATGGTCGGTACATGGTAGCCACTGGAGGATAGTGTCAAGTGGACCTAGTGCTGGATTCTGCGGATAGACTGGACCTGGTTGGTGTGAGCCTGAGTGCTGTACTCGTTGTAGTGTCTGTACTCTccctggtgtctgtctctctccaggatGTACTGGTAACCACGGTAACCGGGGAACTGATAGGCCACCCACCTGTAAAGAGAAGGGCCTGTGTTATTCCGTTGATAATTGTTCTCTCTATGACCAAAATACTGATGCGGCTGCTTTGTAGATAATATGTGCCCCGATTGCAGTCGTATGCTGTTAGAAAATCTACAAAACGAATCGTCTTGCAAAGTAAATGGGTGACTGAGGAATTGCATGTTATTATGTGGACAAATGATGTCCTTGTCAATGTGTTTACGAATCAATAGCCTGGGGCCCCACaatttggtttttgccctaacactacacagctgattcaaataatcaaa contains:
- the fev gene encoding protein FEV isoform X2, which produces MSCITWEGTNGEFKLIDPDEVARRWGERKSKPNMNYDKLSRALRYYYDKNIMTKVHGKRYAYKFDFHGLAQVCQPSTTEQALYKFQSNFAPIPFSGISKLSLVGPGVGPSGFSYWPGSPPTLYHSHNLQPPGPFGAVSASHINCVNNINNLNNINNHYN
- the fev gene encoding protein FEV isoform X1 — translated: MKQNCGGNVMFNMYLSDPTEHLLKESKSGSWSPSNTGAQKGSGQIQLWQFLLELLSDSANMSCITWEGTNGEFKLIDPDEVARRWGERKSKPNMNYDKLSRALRYYYDKNIMTKVHGKRYAYKFDFHGLAQVCQPSTTEQALYKFQSNFAPIPFSGISKLSLVGPGVGPSGFSYWPGSPPTLYHSHNLQPPGPFGAVSASHINCVNNINNLNNINNHYN